One genomic window of Anabaena sphaerica FACHB-251 includes the following:
- a CDS encoding type II toxin-antitoxin system VapC family toxin, with protein sequence MIILDTNLLSELMKPKKSEAVRNWTNQQPLMSLFTTTITQAEILYGITLLAEGKRRDELAQAAQLMFSEDFAGRILPFDQNAAVAFANIASQRRKNGTPISQADAQIAAICYIHRATIATRNVSDFKGCGINIINPWEYKSIMET encoded by the coding sequence ATGATTATTCTTGACACAAACCTATTGTCAGAACTGATGAAGCCTAAAAAGTCTGAAGCAGTGCGTAATTGGACAAACCAACAACCCTTAATGAGTCTGTTTACCACAACAATTACTCAAGCAGAAATTCTTTATGGTATCACTTTACTAGCTGAGGGAAAACGACGAGATGAACTCGCTCAAGCAGCGCAATTGATGTTTTCTGAAGATTTTGCTGGACGTATTCTTCCCTTTGATCAAAATGCTGCTGTAGCATTTGCTAATATTGCATCCCAACGACGAAAAAATGGTACTCCAATTTCTCAAGCTGATGCTCAGATTGCGGCTATTTGTTACATTCATAGAGCAACTATAGCAACACGCAATGTTTCTGACTTTAAAGGGTGTGGTATTAATATTATTAATCCTTGGGAATATAAATCAATCATGGAAACCTGA
- a CDS encoding UDP-N-acetylmuramoyl-tripeptide--D-alanyl-D-alanine ligase gives MLVSATLSQLVEVLEARPVNLSASALAKVSNGIQTDTRILGLGEVFLALRGEKFDGHEFVTMAIAKGAIAAIVDYTYENPELPVLQVADTLKAYQQIARWWRDSFSIPVIGVTGSVGKTTTKELIAAVLGTRGQVHKTYGNFNNEIGVPKTLLELGAEDDFAVIEMAMRGRGQIAELTQIARPTIGVITNVGTAHIELLGSEAAIAEAKCELLAEMPGDSVAILNHDSPLLMETAGKFWQGKVISYGFSGGDIQGKLVDNETVEVAGLRLPLPLPGRHNATNFLAALAVAQVLEIDWKTLQAGVMVNMPGGRSQRFTLPNDIVILDETYNAAPEAMLAALQLLADTPGKRKIAVLGAMKELGDRSQQLHQQVGEMVQKLNLDGLLVLADSKDAEIIADSAKGIPCECWTTHADLVTRLKTYVQEGDRLLFKAAHSVGLDQVVNQLRENYK, from the coding sequence ATGCTTGTTTCAGCCACTTTATCCCAATTGGTGGAAGTTCTTGAAGCCCGTCCTGTAAATTTATCTGCATCTGCGTTAGCTAAAGTTAGTAACGGTATCCAAACAGATACCAGGATTTTAGGACTAGGTGAGGTGTTTTTGGCTTTACGTGGCGAAAAGTTTGATGGACACGAGTTTGTAACGATGGCGATCGCTAAGGGTGCGATCGCAGCCATTGTGGATTATACTTATGAAAACCCTGAATTACCTGTATTACAAGTTGCCGACACCTTAAAGGCATATCAGCAAATTGCTAGATGGTGGCGGGATTCTTTTTCGATTCCCGTGATTGGAGTAACGGGTTCAGTGGGTAAAACTACAACCAAAGAACTGATTGCCGCAGTTTTAGGAACTAGAGGACAAGTTCACAAAACTTATGGAAATTTCAACAACGAAATCGGTGTTCCCAAAACGCTGTTAGAACTAGGTGCAGAAGATGATTTTGCGGTAATAGAAATGGCGATGCGGGGGAGGGGACAAATTGCGGAATTAACACAAATAGCCAGGCCAACTATCGGTGTAATTACTAATGTCGGGACGGCACATATTGAGTTATTGGGTTCAGAAGCAGCGATAGCTGAAGCCAAATGTGAGTTATTAGCCGAAATGCCTGGTGATAGTGTGGCAATTCTGAATCATGATAGTCCTCTATTAATGGAGACAGCAGGGAAATTTTGGCAGGGGAAAGTGATTAGTTATGGTTTTTCTGGTGGCGATATTCAAGGAAAGTTAGTTGATAATGAAACTGTAGAAGTGGCAGGATTGCGTTTACCTTTACCCTTACCTGGTCGTCATAATGCTACTAATTTTTTAGCTGCTTTAGCAGTAGCCCAAGTGTTAGAAATTGATTGGAAAACCCTGCAAGCTGGGGTGATGGTAAATATGCCTGGTGGGCGATCGCAACGATTTACTTTACCTAATGATATCGTAATTTTAGATGAAACTTATAACGCCGCCCCAGAAGCAATGTTAGCAGCTTTGCAGTTATTAGCAGATACACCTGGAAAGCGGAAAATTGCCGTATTAGGGGCAATGAAGGAGTTAGGAGATAGATCCCAACAGTTACATCAACAAGTTGGGGAAATGGTGCAGAAATTGAATTTAGATGGTTTGTTGGTGTTAGCTGATAGCAAAGATGCGGAAATTATCGCTGATAGTGCTAAAGGTATTCCTTGTGAATGTTGGACAACTCATGCTGATTTAGTAACGAGATTAAAGACTTATGTGCAGGAAGGCGATCGCTTATTATTTAAAGCTGCCCATTCTGTAGGATTGGATCAAGTTGTGAATCAGTTGCGGGAGAATTACAAATAA